The following are from one region of the Arachis duranensis cultivar V14167 chromosome 10, aradu.V14167.gnm2.J7QH, whole genome shotgun sequence genome:
- the LOC107468056 gene encoding mitochondrial import inner membrane translocase subunit TIM17-3-like — protein sequence MEECLDDVINSAGHGFMVGLIGGSTFHFFKSLCNSQATACNAVCLNGSRVGGKVAAWATLFTASYDALVSVRQKDDPWNGIFAPAISSGLLSLSRRSLRASACFTMCGALYGIAGEVIPIMRNKFEADCMLEKSRKAASNTPHFPDVSSAKV from the exons ATGGAAGAATGCCTTGATGATGTCATCAATTCAGCAGGCCACGGGTTCATGGTGGGCCTAATCGGCGGATCCACCTTCCACTTCTTCAAGTCCCTTTGCAACTCTCAAGCTACCGCTTGCAACGCCGTGTGCCTAAATGGATCCCGCGTCGGGGGCAAGGTTGCCGCCTGGGCTACCCTCTTCACTGCCTCCTACGACGCCTTGGTTTCTGTTCGTCAGAAGGACGATCCCTGGAACGGCATATTTGCCCCGGCCATCAGCAGCGGGCTGCTCTCCTTGTCCCGCCGCAGTCTCAGAGCCTCCGCATGCTTCACCATGTGTGGTGCTCTCTACGGCATAGCAGGAGAGGTCATTCCAATCATGAGGAACAAATTCGAGGCCGATTGCATGCTTGAGAAATCGAGGAAGGCA GCAAGCAACACACCTCATTTTCCTGATGTTTCCAGCGCTAAAGTTTGA